A region of the Candidatus Methanoperedens sp. genome:
ATAAAGCACTTGTGTATCTTGATTGAATGTAATATATTAAAGACATCACAATAATTATATATTACCCTAATTCCAATATAAGGTTGCGCTAAAAGCGTAGGGTGAATATATGGAAATAATAAATGCAGTCGTAGGGATTATACAATTAGTTATTGCAATTATACTTGCAGTAGTTGCATTGTATATTGGTTTTTCCGTATTAGGAAAGATAACTAAAGGGATTGATGAGGAAAAGGAAATTGCCAGAGGCAATACTGCGGTAGGAATCCTTGTAGCATCGGTATTTGTTGCGATAGGAATAGTCGTCCAGTCAGGAGTTGCAGGTATCTCAGTGGGAATTTCACAGGCTATTAATGCTGGTCTTACTTCCTCTTTGGGCATAACAATAATCGTTGTCAGCATCGTTCAACTTATACTTGGCATAGTGCTTGCGATTGTAGCAATATATCTTGCATTGAATATCCTCGATAAACTGACCAAAGAGATCGATGAATTCGCAGAACTAAAGAAAGGAAATGTAGCAGTAGCCCTTGAAATGGCAGGCGTAATAATTACGGTTGCGATTATTATCCAGTCAGGAGTAATGGGTATAACAGCCGCATTGATCGGATAATTCCTTTTTTTAATTTTTTATTTTTCTGAATGACAACTATATTTTAATTTAAATGCAACTACTTTTAAGAGTGGTTTTCTTGACAGGGTCATGTAATGGCACAGTAACTGTTGATTCCCCTCTTTGCATAAACACATGGCTCCCTTTCTGTCGTACTATGATAAAACCCATCTTATTCAAAGATCTGATAATCTTTTTACCAGATACAGAAGGGAGTTTAGGCACTTGCCACTTCCACCTTGAAGACTTCTGTATATGCTCTTGCTTGCTCATGGGAGACTTCAAGAACCAATTGAATTGCTTCTTTAATATTTTTTAGTGCTTTTTCTTTTGTATCTCCTTCACTTATAGCTGCGGGAAGTTCAAGACATTGGGCGGTATATCCCCCTTCATCAGAGTCTTCGAGTTTTACTGTAAATTGCATACCCGATAATTAGGTTTTTTGTTATTAAAACTATAGGATGTTATTCGCGCCTGAATTCTGGATTTAGGATGTTATCATCATAATCTATCACTTTTCCGAGAGCATGAAGGTTCTATCGCCTTCGCAGAGTAGAGCAGTGCCCTTTCAGGCACCACCCCCTCATCAAACTGCACGGACGGATTTCCCGTATGCAGCTTTCACCTGTCGTATCCCTTTGCAGGAAATGGTATCATCCAGCATCGAAGAAAGCGAAACCAGCCCCATGTTTGTAAACTCAGCAGGATGTATCCCGAACACAAGTATCTTCAGATTACGCCTCGAAGCTTCTCAAGCGTCCCCTGATATACCCATCAAGTATCGTACTGTTCGCCTCTATTCTGTCCAAGCTTCTGCATGTGATTGGAACGTCGCATTGCATTAAGGTCAATATTGGTTCACTGGTGTTCAGGGCTGTTATTGCCGATATGGGAACTCCGAAAAGTGCATTGCTGTACCGCTCTTCCCTTCTCTTCATCCGGGGACAGACCCGGAAGGTGGGATTTTAACCTTTTGGACATGACACCCCAAGGGGTGTCTTTTTTAGATGTCCTGTTTGTTATACTTTCTATCGCTTCAGGGCACGAAGTCACTACCCC
Encoded here:
- a CDS encoding type II toxin-antitoxin system HicA family toxin, with translation MPKLPSVSGKKIIRSLNKMGFIIVRQKGSHVFMQRGESTVTVPLHDPVKKTTLKSSCI
- a CDS encoding DUF350 domain-containing protein yields the protein MEIINAVVGIIQLVIAIILAVVALYIGFSVLGKITKGIDEEKEIARGNTAVGILVASVFVAIGIVVQSGVAGISVGISQAINAGLTSSLGITIIVVSIVQLILGIVLAIVAIYLALNILDKLTKEIDEFAELKKGNVAVALEMAGVIITVAIIIQSGVMGITAALIG
- a CDS encoding type II toxin-antitoxin system HicB family antitoxin gives rise to the protein MQFTVKLEDSDEGGYTAQCLELPAAISEGDTKEKALKNIKEAIQLVLEVSHEQARAYTEVFKVEVASA